CCGGCGCAGTCCGGACACAAACAAATAAACGAACATAGAAATCAATAGATAGGCAAAGAAGTGGTTCAATATATCGCCCGTATCTTGATGCTGAAGTGGACAGTGTGTGCAAAACCAGACGTAATGCCTTGAGGAGAGTGAGCGTGTTCGTCGACCTGTGAGATCTAGAATGGTGCTTACACTTTCGTGGCAATATTCTGCCTTGACAGGTACGCCACCATAGTTCGAAAAACTTGTATTCTTAGACAAGGGTTTCAGTCAAAAAATTAGACTGTTTGCATACCATTTTTCAGGGTAGTTAGTAGTCGCCAGAACCGATAAATCTGTGCATGTAACACAAAGCAAACCTTTAAGAAATTAGTAATTGTCGGTGTTGATAAGCCGATATAGAAAAGATACGCACCTCCGTCAGTTACACACTGGACGGCAGCGTCAATGAATGGAGCAGCTGTCCCATACGGATCCAAATCAACTACGTCCACGcgcttcttctcctccctaTGATTATACATCAATGAACTGTGCGACGATTAGCATTTTACTTCTTTTCGATGGGTGAGCTCGGGCACGACTCACCACGCATCGCCTTCGTTGAGATGAATCTTCTGCTTTGAGGCGCCATTTGAAGAAGGTTGTAGCGTGCCATCTCCAAGTCCATTAATACTGATGTTACGCTTCATAGCTTCAATTGCACCATGGGATAGGTCATTCGCAATAACATATCTATCAATGAGATTCATTAGCAATGTCAGAATGGTGAAGAACTTGATATGTTTACTTCACCAAAGGTATTTCTTTTGCATAACGGATCGACCGCAGTCCTGTTGCAGAGAGCGCCTCTAAGATAGTAATTTTGTAGGGTCTGTACTGCATCAAGTTGAGAATTTCAAGAAATTCGAATTTAGACTAATGTACCTCATGTTTCTTCCCACCAACCTCTGTTGATTCGCTAATATCAGGTGTCCTTTCTGATTCATCGGTGCCAAtgtttgctgctgctggaacTTTGACAAGGCAAATAAAAAATTAAGGTCCTTTACAAATTCTGCAGTCGAAAATTAAATACCTTTGGAAGACGCAGACGAACCTTTCTGAGCAGCCTTCCTCTGTTGTGACTTGTTCCATCGTTCTTCCTTAGTTCGATTAAGTTCCTCGCTCCAAACCCTTATGCATGCAATGCTTGTATCTCTGTTGAATTCTTGAACAGGGTTGAGGAAAGCTTCATTTGCGTCCAGAAGAATATGTGAAGTATTTTCGGTGTGCAAACGGAAACCGTCTGGAACATGGACCGCAGTATTGCTTGCCATCCTGGACCTGCACCGGAAGGAAACAAAAAGTTTTCGTGAACGTGTTGACAACCAAGCCAGAGTTATGATTGAGGTCTTTAATTAACGTGTGTTCAAAGAGATCAGCAAGTTTTTCGTCGATGACCGCAACAGTCTCACGCTTTCACACGGCGTCTATAACGGGACTCGTTGATGATGCTCTAAATAACGATCGCTGTTGGGCTACATAATGTGTACAAAAGTTGCAAGTGGCTGCAATTAGGTGGCTATTAATCAAACACAAGCAATTTGACTAGAAAGTGGAGCAGAGATCAGGTCAAGTACTTGACCCAGGCCTTCCTGTCAAGCAGGGAAGAGAAAACACCAGGAGTGATGTTCAAAAAAGTTTCCACAAGCCCGCTTTGATATCCTTCACAGGGGGGAACCCAAGGTCCTCAGCAATATCGTCGAGAAGGCCATCTGAACGTTTACTTTCTGTAACGTTTGGCGAAGCATCCACTTTTGGGGCGACATCGTCGACATTGAGATCAAGAAGATTATGAGAAGGACCACCGTTAGGATGTGTCTCTGCGCCTGCAACAATGAGCAGTTTAGGCAAAATCTCTTCCTTCACGGTTTCTTCAACTGGGGCTGCGTAGTGGGAAGAATTCCAGAAGTCCGGAAGAAAAGGCTAGCACCCAGAAGTCAACACATATAATCAAGCATGATAGAACCGTGTCATACAATCTGAATTGGAGCGGGCGGAGGAGGCTGAGAAAGATCAGGTATTTGTATGTTGAAAATATCTGCCGCGGATACAGGTGGTAGCCCAGGATTGCCTGGCACCTCTGCACTCGAATGTTGAGCAGTCGAGGCATGCCTTGTGCCAGAGTGAGCCTGTAACTTCTCGTATTCTTCAATTCTAGATGCTATGGCGGCCTTGCTTCCCTTGCTTTACAAGAATTCAGCTTGGGTGAATAGAGAGATGGGGACGACATACGCAGAAAGA
This Psilocybe cubensis strain MGC-MH-2018 chromosome 3, whole genome shotgun sequence DNA region includes the following protein-coding sequences:
- a CDS encoding tRNA (guanine(26)-N(2))-dimethyltransferase; this encodes MASNTAVHVPDGFRLHTENTSHILLDANEAFLNPVQEFNRDTSIACIRVWSEELNRTKEERWNKSQQRKAAQKGSSASSKVPAAANIGTDESERTPDISESTEVGGKKHEYRPYKITILEALSATGLRSIRYAKEIPLVKYVIANDLSHGAIEAMKRNISINGLGDGTLQPSSNGASKQKIHLNEGDACSLMYNHREEKKRVDVVDLDPYGTAAPFIDAAVQCVTDGGLLCVTCTDLSVLATTNYPEKCFSNYGGVPVKAEYCHESALRLVLHTLSTSASRYGRYIEPLLCLSIDFYVRLFVCVRTAPVEVKKALSKNSTFYICTTCQTHYEQPLGRMITKTSTSGHTNYIFKTHPGPLVAGPMWSGRLHDPDFVGKVLAHIEENKSHYGTSSRMKGMLTVAKEELETPFFFTPSKVASFFHCETPSIDDVASALLNAGHRVSRSHACAGSLKTDASHRELHDVFRCWIKTHPVKMENISETSPARRLLAKEPLVEANFDRHPMTPGAQETIRLVRYQENPANWGPAKKAATKPDLKRKRSTEALDEPPAKH